Proteins co-encoded in one bacterium genomic window:
- a CDS encoding DNA-3-methyladenine glycosylase I, whose protein sequence is MSDGLPRCPWPALERSALYRAYHDEEWGAPVADERTLFEFLVLEGAQAGLSWETILKKRARYREVFEGFEPEKVALFGDGDFARLLADPGIVRNRLKIAAAIENARRFLEVRREFGSFGAYVWRFVGGRPRINSFRAMSEVPARTAESDALSKDLARRGFKFVGSTICYAFMQAVGMVDDHVASCHRHGVGAGFVFPVRR, encoded by the coding sequence TTGAGCGACGGGCTTCCCCGCTGCCCTTGGCCGGCGCTCGAGCGTTCGGCGCTCTACCGCGCCTACCACGACGAGGAATGGGGCGCGCCGGTCGCCGACGAACGGACGCTCTTCGAGTTCCTCGTGCTCGAGGGGGCGCAGGCCGGCCTCTCCTGGGAAACGATCCTCAAGAAGCGCGCCCGCTACCGCGAGGTCTTCGAGGGGTTCGAGCCGGAGAAGGTGGCGCTGTTCGGCGACGGAGATTTCGCGCGCCTGCTGGCCGATCCGGGGATCGTGCGCAATCGGCTGAAGATCGCCGCGGCGATCGAGAACGCGCGGCGGTTCCTCGAGGTGCGGCGCGAGTTCGGGTCGTTCGGGGCCTACGTCTGGCGGTTCGTGGGGGGACGGCCGCGGATCAACTCCTTCCGCGCGATGTCCGAGGTTCCGGCGCGGACGGCGGAGTCGGACGCGTTGTCGAAGGATCTCGCGCGGCGCGGGTTCAAGTTCGTGGGGTCCACGATCTGCTACGCCTTCATGCAGGCGGTGGGGATGGTGGACGACCACGTCGCGTCGTGTCATCGGCACGGCGTCGGGGCGGGCTTCGTCTTTCCTGTTCGACGGTAA
- a CDS encoding DUF4150 domain-containing protein, whose product MCLPASTNGGGMCLAFPDVCKTPAPPAGPIPLPYPNVAQLAQANAATCSQKVLICNKKAVHKGTQIPMSSGDEAGSMCGVVSNMIKGPASFKMGSVKVKVEGQQLVYVGCMTGHNGSNANMPAGAQIAPSQVRVLVSP is encoded by the coding sequence ATGTGTCTTCCGGCTTCGACGAACGGCGGCGGGATGTGCCTGGCGTTTCCCGACGTCTGTAAGACCCCCGCGCCCCCCGCGGGTCCGATCCCGCTGCCGTATCCGAACGTCGCGCAGCTCGCGCAGGCCAACGCGGCCACCTGCTCGCAGAAGGTCCTGATCTGCAACAAGAAGGCCGTGCACAAGGGGACGCAGATCCCGATGTCGAGCGGCGACGAGGCGGGCTCGATGTGCGGCGTCGTCTCGAACATGATCAAGGGGCCGGCGTCGTTCAAGATGGGCAGCGTGAAAGTGAAGGTGGAAGGGCAGCAGCTCGTCTACGTCGGCTGCATGACCGGCCACAACGGCTCGAACGCCAACATGCCCGCCGGCGCCCAGATCGCCCCGAGCCAAGTCCGCGTCCTCGTCTCGCCCTGA